Proteins co-encoded in one Nicotiana sylvestris chromosome 7, ASM39365v2, whole genome shotgun sequence genomic window:
- the LOC104219878 gene encoding pentatricopeptide repeat-containing protein At5g50390, chloroplastic, translated as MDISLPLDQLRSSCKYVAFLKNPQVLKERFHLYGHCSLFSKKRYKNAFLKIKGSLSEHRFIKPRPMLKPSKREENLIEEKVTQIEDSSSSGISAQIEKLVFHKRYHEALDFFELLECEGGCQLGSSTYDALITACIGLRSIRGVKRVHNHMVSSGLVLDQYLWNRVLSMHVKCKMMLDARMVFNEMPERNSISWNTMVGGLVDLGDYVEAFRLFFVMLEEEEEFSGSDSRIYATMIRASSGLEVISLGQQLHCCALKMGEDDNVFMSCALIDMYSKCGSIEDAQFVFDQMPVKTTVGWNTIIAGYALHGYSEEALRMYYEMRDADVKMDHFTFSIIIRVCTRLASLEHAKQAHAGLVRHGFGFDIVANTALVDFYIKWGRIEDARNVFERMPKKNVISWNALIGGYGNHGQGIEAVELFERMVCEGMMPNHVTFLAVLSACRFSGLSDRGWEIFESMSRDYSVKPRAMHYACMIELLGREGLLDEAFALIKDAPFRPTINMWAALLTACRVHKNFELGKFAAEKLYGMEPEKLSNYVMLLNIYNSSGKQEEAAAVVQTLKRKGLRIKPACTWIEIKKQPHVFLSGDNCHEQTKEIYQKLDELMLEISKHGYVTEGKTLLPDVDEREQKLPHYHSEKLAISFGLISTSSSTSLQLVQSHRICSDCHNAIKLIAMITKREIVVRDGSRFHRFKNSTCSCGDYW; from the coding sequence ATGGACATATCGTTGCCACTGGATCAGCTAAGGAGCAGCTGTAAGTATGTTGCTTTCTTGAAAAACCCACAAGTTTTAAAGGAAAGATTTCATCTTTATGGGCATTGCTCTTTATTCAGTAAGAAAAGGTACAAAAATGCGTTTTTAAAGATCAAAGGCTCACTTTCTGAACATAGGTTTATAAAGCCAAGACCAATGTTAAAACCTTCAAAAAGGGAGGAAAATTTGATTGAAGAAAAAGTGACCCAAATTGAGGATTCTTCAAGTTCAGGGATTAGTGCACAAATAGAGAAGTTAGTTTTTCATAAAAGGTATCACGAGGCGCTTGATTTTTTCGAGCTGTTAGAATGTGAAGGTGGTTGTCAGTTAGGTAGTAGCACTTATGATGCTTTGATTACTGCTTGTATTGGGTTAAGGTCAATCAGAGGTGTTAAAAGAGTGCATAATCATATGGTTAGTTCAGGATTGGTATTAGACCAGTATTTATGGAATAGGGTGTTGTCTATGCATGTGAAATGTAAGATGATGCTAGATGCACGTATGGTATTCAATGAAATGCCCGAGAGGAACTCGATTTCTTGGAATACGATGGTTGGTGGGCTAGTGGATTTAGGGGATTATGTAGAGGCATTTAGGTTGTTTTTCGTGATgctggaggaggaggaggagttcTCTGGTTCCGATTCTCGGATATATGCCACGATGATTAGAGCATCTTCTGGTTTAGAGGTTATTTCTTTGGGACAGCAGTTGCATTGTTGTGCTTTGAAAATGGGGGAAGACGATAATGTTTTCATGTCTTGTGCTTTAATTGATATGTACAGCAAGTGCGGTAGCATAGAGGATGCACAGTTTGTTTTTGATCAGATGCCGGTGAAGACTACAGTAGGGTGGAATACGATTATTGCTGGTTATGCTCTCCATGGCTATAGTGAGGAGGCTTTACGTATGTACTATGAGATGCGAGATGCTGATGTCAAAATGGATCACTTCACATTTTCAATCATTATCAGAGTTTGCACTAGATTAGCTTCACTAGAGCATGCTAAACAAGCTCATGCTGGGCTAGTTCGACATGGATTTGGATTTGATATAGTTGCCAACACAGCACTAGTTGATTTCTATATCAAATGGGGAAGGATAGAAGATGCTCGGAATGTTTTTGAGAGGATGCCCAAAAAGAATGTTATTTCCTGGAATGCTTTAATAGGTGGATATGGTAATCATGGCCAAGGGATTGAGGCTGTTGAGCTATTTGAGCGAATGGTTTGCGAAGGAATGATGCCCAATCATGTTACTTTTCTGGCTGTTTTATCTGCATGTCGTTTTTCTGGTTTATCAGATCGTGGGTGGGAAATATTTGAATCAATGAGTAGAGATTACAGTGTGAAGCCTCGAGCAATGCACTATGCATGTATGATTGAATTGTTGGGTAGAGAAGGACTTTTAGATGAAGCTTTTGCATTAATCAAAGATGCTCCTTTTAGGCCTACTATTAATATGTGGGCGGCGTTACTGACAGCTTGTAGAGTCCACAAGAATTTTGAGCTTGGAAAATTTGCAGCTGAGAAACTGTACGGTATGGAACCAGAAAAACTTAGCAATTATGTGATGCTTTTAAATATCTACAACAGTTCCGGCAAGCAAGAAGAAGCTGCTGCAGTTGTTCAAACATTGAAGAGAAAAGGTCTGAGGATAAAGCCGGCATGTACATGGATAGAAATAAAGAAGCAGCCACATGTTTTCCTGTCCGGAGATAACTGCCATGAGCAGACGAAGGAGATATATCAAAAATTGGATGAGCTTATGCTGGAGATTTCCAAGCATGGCTATGTTACAGAGGGAAAAACCTTACTACCCGATGTAGATGAACGGGAACAAAAATTGCCACATTATCACAGTGAAAAATTGGCAATATCTTTTGGGCTCATAAGCACATCCAGTTCAACCTCACTGCAACTTGTTCAAAGCCATAGGATTTGCAGCGATTGTCACAATGCGATTAAGTTGATAGCCATGATTACTAAGCGAGAAATTGTTGTTAGGGATGGCAGCAGATTTCATAGATTCAAGAACAGCACTTGTTCTTGTGGTGACTACTGGTGA